The Tepidibacter aestuarii genome contains a region encoding:
- a CDS encoding deoxycytidylate deaminase, whose protein sequence is MERRDKHNYYLDIARSVLERGTCLRRNYGAIIVKNDEIISTGYTGAPRGRKNCSDMGYCLREKMNIPRGQNYEKCRSVHAEANCIISASRRDMIGSVLYLVGKDMKTKELVKNANSCTMCKRLILNSGIEKVIIRETNQSFRIIHVNEWIENDDSLSNDMGY, encoded by the coding sequence ATGGAGAGAAGAGATAAACATAACTATTATTTAGATATAGCAAGATCAGTTCTTGAAAGAGGAACATGCCTTAGACGTAATTATGGAGCTATTATTGTCAAGAATGATGAGATAATATCTACAGGGTATACTGGAGCTCCTAGGGGGAGAAAAAATTGTAGTGATATGGGATATTGTTTAAGGGAAAAGATGAATATTCCAAGGGGTCAAAACTATGAAAAGTGTAGAAGTGTTCATGCTGAAGCTAACTGTATTATATCTGCTAGTAGAAGAGATATGATTGGATCAGTTCTTTATTTAGTTGGAAAAGATATGAAGACTAAAGAACTTGTAAAAAATGCCAATTCATGTACTATGTGTAAAAGGCTTATATTAAATTCTGGTATAGAAAAAGTAATAATAAGGGAAACTAATCAAAGTTTTAGAATTATACACGTAAATGAATGGATAGAAAATGATGATTCCCTAAGTAATGATATGGGATATTAA
- the prfA gene encoding peptide chain release factor 1, translated as MFDKVEIIEDKYKDLTQKIGDPEVINRQSEWQKYIKEHAEIEPIVMKYREYKEAIAGIEESKQILQEESDEELRELAKMELSELEDNLPSIQDELKLLLVPKDPNDEKDVIVEIRGGAGGDEAALFAGTLFRMYCRYAESRRWKVELMSSNETGVGGYKEVSFSIKGKGAYSRLKYESGVHRVQRIPATESGGRIHTSTATVAVLPEVDDVEVEINPNDLRIDVFRSSGNGGQSVNTTDSAVRITHLPTGEVVSCQDGKSQLKNKEKALKVLKARLFDKAQAEQHKEIAAERKSQVGTGDRSERIRTYNFPQGRITDHRINLTLYKLDSFIEGQLDEMIDSLITVDQAEKLKAVNN; from the coding sequence ATGTTTGATAAAGTTGAAATTATAGAAGATAAGTATAAAGATTTAACTCAAAAGATTGGTGATCCTGAAGTAATTAACAGACAATCTGAATGGCAAAAATATATTAAAGAGCATGCGGAAATAGAACCTATAGTTATGAAGTATAGAGAATATAAGGAAGCTATTGCGGGAATTGAAGAATCAAAGCAAATACTTCAAGAAGAATCTGATGAAGAGTTGAGAGAACTTGCTAAGATGGAATTATCTGAGCTTGAAGATAACTTACCTAGCATACAAGATGAGCTTAAGCTTTTACTTGTTCCTAAAGATCCTAATGATGAAAAGGATGTTATCGTTGAGATAAGAGGTGGAGCTGGTGGAGATGAAGCTGCACTTTTTGCTGGAACTTTATTTAGAATGTATTGTAGATATGCAGAATCAAGAAGATGGAAAGTAGAATTAATGAGTAGTAATGAAACTGGTGTAGGTGGATACAAAGAGGTTTCTTTCTCTATAAAGGGAAAAGGAGCATATTCAAGACTTAAGTATGAGTCTGGAGTTCACAGAGTTCAAAGAATACCAGCTACAGAATCAGGTGGTAGAATACATACATCTACTGCTACTGTTGCGGTTTTACCAGAAGTTGATGATGTTGAAGTAGAAATCAATCCTAATGACTTAAGAATAGATGTTTTCCGTTCTTCAGGAAACGGTGGACAGAGTGTTAATACTACCGATTCTGCTGTAAGAATAACGCATCTTCCAACAGGAGAGGTTGTATCATGTCAGGATGGAAAGAGTCAGCTTAAGAATAAGGAAAAGGCACTTAAGGTATTAAAGGCTAGATTGTTTGATAAGGCACAAGCTGAACAACATAAAGAAATAGCAGCTGAAAGAAAGAGTCAGGTTGGAACTGGAGATAGATCTGAGAGAATTAGAACTTACAACTTCCCTCAAGGAAGAATTACTGATCATAGAATAAACTTAACTTTATACAAGTTAGATAGTTTTATAGAGGGACAATTAGATGAGATGATAGATTCACTTATAACTGTTGACCAAGCTGAAAAATTAAAGGCTGTAAATAACTAA
- a CDS encoding thymidine kinase: protein MYRPVHHGYIEVVIGPMYSGKSEELIRILKRSKIAKQNVVAFKPAIDNRYSNEDVVSHNGSSVTAIPIKSAKEIYNHIDSDTQVVGIDEVQFFEDEVVDIALDLADKGIRVITAGLDMDFRGEPFGPTPRLLAVAEFVEKLQAVCMVCGNPAHRTQRLINGQPAKYDDPIILVGATESYEARCRKCHVIIKEDD from the coding sequence ATGTATAGACCTGTACATCATGGATACATAGAAGTAGTTATTGGCCCTATGTATAGTGGAAAAAGTGAAGAACTTATAAGAATACTTAAAAGATCAAAGATAGCAAAGCAGAATGTAGTAGCATTCAAGCCAGCTATAGACAATAGATATAGTAATGAAGATGTTGTATCTCATAATGGGTCAAGCGTTACTGCTATTCCTATAAAGAGTGCAAAAGAAATTTACAATCATATAGATTCAGATACACAAGTTGTTGGTATTGATGAGGTTCAATTCTTTGAAGATGAAGTTGTTGATATTGCTCTTGACCTTGCAGATAAAGGGATAAGAGTAATAACAGCTGGACTTGATATGGACTTTAGGGGAGAGCCTTTTGGTCCTACGCCAAGGCTCTTAGCTGTAGCTGAATTTGTAGAGAAACTTCAAGCTGTATGTATGGTTTGTGGAAACCCTGCACATAGAACTCAGAGATTAATAAATGGACAACCTGCTAAATACGATGATCCAATAATATTGGTTGGAGCTACAGAAAGTTACGAAGCAAGATGCAGAAAATGTCATGTAATTATAAAAGAAGATGATTAA
- the rpmE gene encoding 50S ribosomal protein L31 — translation MRKDIQPKYEEVTVHCACGNTFKAGSTQDEIRVEICSDCHPFYTGKQKNIEKGGRIDKFKKKFNIG, via the coding sequence ATGAGAAAAGATATACAACCAAAATATGAAGAAGTAACTGTACATTGTGCATGTGGTAATACATTCAAAGCAGGATCAACTCAAGATGAAATAAGAGTAGAGATTTGTTCAGATTGTCACCCATTCTACACTGGAAAGCAAAAGAACATTGAAAAAGGTGGAAGAATCGACAAGTTCAAGAAAAAATTCAACATTGGTTAA
- the wecB gene encoding non-hydrolyzing UDP-N-acetylglucosamine 2-epimerase — protein MNKIKVMTVFGTRPEAIKMAPLVKKMEQNERIESIVCVTAQHREMLDRVLEIFDIEPKYDLNIMKHGQTITDVTNRVLKELESVIANDRPDILLVHGDTTTTFSASLAAFYNKVPVGHVEAGLRSGNIYSPYPEEMNRKLTGMISSIHFAPTIGNKENLLKENIDEDKICVTGNTVIDALLSVIDEDYKFNNKDIDDIDYDNNKVILLTCHRRENWGKPMEDIFKAIKRVVQDNENVEVIFPMHLNPKVRDCAKSIMGDMDKIHLIEPLDYEPFANLMNKVDVILTDSGGIQEEAPAIGKPVLVLRCETERPEAVEAGTARVVGVDEEEVYKSTNLLIRNEQEYSKMSNAVNPYGDGKACNRIIEHLIANYGGNLEKTKNF, from the coding sequence ATGAACAAAATAAAAGTTATGACTGTATTTGGAACAAGACCAGAAGCTATAAAAATGGCTCCTTTAGTTAAAAAAATGGAGCAAAATGAAAGAATAGAGTCTATAGTTTGTGTAACTGCACAGCATAGAGAAATGTTAGATAGAGTACTTGAAATATTTGATATAGAGCCTAAGTATGACTTAAATATTATGAAGCACGGTCAAACTATAACAGATGTTACTAATAGAGTTTTAAAGGAGCTTGAAAGCGTAATAGCTAATGATAGACCTGATATCCTACTGGTTCATGGAGATACTACAACTACTTTTTCTGCTTCTTTAGCAGCTTTTTATAATAAAGTGCCAGTTGGACATGTAGAGGCTGGACTTAGAAGTGGTAATATATACTCTCCATACCCTGAAGAAATGAACAGAAAGCTTACAGGAATGATCTCGTCTATTCACTTTGCACCTACTATTGGAAACAAAGAGAATCTACTAAAAGAGAATATAGATGAGGATAAAATATGTGTAACTGGAAACACTGTTATAGATGCACTTTTATCTGTAATAGATGAAGATTATAAATTCAACAATAAAGATATAGATGATATAGATTATGATAATAATAAGGTTATACTTCTAACTTGTCATAGAAGAGAAAATTGGGGCAAGCCTATGGAGGATATATTTAAAGCTATTAAAAGAGTGGTTCAAGATAATGAAAACGTAGAGGTTATATTCCCTATGCACTTAAATCCTAAAGTTAGAGATTGTGCAAAATCTATAATGGGAGATATGGATAAGATACACCTTATAGAACCTCTTGATTATGAACCTTTTGCAAACCTAATGAATAAAGTAGATGTAATACTTACTGATTCTGGAGGGATACAAGAAGAAGCTCCAGCTATTGGAAAGCCTGTTTTGGTTCTAAGATGTGAAACTGAAAGACCAGAAGCTGTAGAAGCTGGAACTGCAAGAGTTGTAGGCGTTGATGAGGAAGAAGTTTATAAATCGACAAATCTGTTAATAAGAAATGAACAAGAATACTCTAAAATGTCAAATGCAGTAAATCCATACGGTGATGGTAAAGCTTGTAATAGAATAATTGAGCATTTAATAGCGAATTATGGAGGAAACCTAGAAAAAACGAAGAATTTTTAA
- the prmC gene encoding peptide chain release factor N(5)-glutamine methyltransferase, with the protein MTIRQMMKKWVRELSNSTTAKLDVELAMCKVLDVTRLYIHLNLDEEISKKNENRIEALLKQRRKGRPMAYIIGKKEFMGLDFFVKEGVLIPRPDTEVLVEDIIEQAKKIDNPLIVDIGTGSGAISVSLAKYINGSKVYSLDISDDALEVGSINAKNNEVEDKITFLKSNVFSALENEDVKFDIIVSNPPYIRRADISGLEVDVKDYEPSLALDGGEDGLDFYRNITQDSIKFIKDNGILGYEVGYDQAEDVKKIMIQNGYGDIRILEDLASIERVVIGTKI; encoded by the coding sequence ATGACTATAAGACAGATGATGAAAAAGTGGGTAAGAGAGCTTAGCAACAGTACTACTGCAAAGCTTGATGTTGAACTTGCTATGTGTAAGGTACTTGATGTAACTAGACTTTATATACATCTTAATTTAGATGAAGAGATTTCTAAAAAGAACGAAAATAGGATTGAAGCTCTTTTAAAGCAAAGAAGAAAAGGAAGACCTATGGCTTATATTATAGGGAAGAAAGAGTTTATGGGGCTTGATTTCTTTGTTAAAGAGGGCGTATTGATTCCAAGACCAGATACAGAAGTGTTGGTTGAAGATATCATAGAGCAGGCTAAAAAAATAGATAATCCTTTGATAGTTGATATAGGAACAGGCTCTGGTGCTATAAGTGTATCTTTAGCTAAGTATATAAACGGTTCAAAGGTATATTCTCTTGATATATCAGATGATGCTCTTGAGGTTGGAAGTATTAATGCTAAGAATAATGAGGTAGAAGATAAGATAACTTTCTTAAAGTCGAATGTATTTTCAGCACTTGAGAATGAAGATGTTAAATTTGATATAATAGTATCCAATCCTCCTTATATAAGACGCGCTGATATATCTGGTCTTGAGGTAGATGTTAAGGACTATGAACCTTCTTTAGCTCTTGATGGAGGAGAAGATGGACTTGATTTTTATAGAAATATAACTCAGGATTCTATTAAATTTATAAAGGATAATGGAATCTTAGGTTATGAAGTGGGATATGATCAAGCTGAGGATGTAAAAAAAATAATGATACAAAATGGATACGGTGATATAAGGATATTAGAAGATTTGGCTTCTATAGAAAGGGTTGTTATAGGGACAAAAATTTGA
- a CDS encoding DUF1385 domain-containing protein: MSKSTVGGQAVMEGVMMKNQNKIAVAVRKSDGDIEIDKKNIKSWVIDKGFNKIPFLRGGFILLETMVEGIKALNFSAQFFDEEEEVEPSKFEKFLEDKFKDKTNDILIYFSMFIALVFSILLFILLPTFLGGILKKVTDNVMILNFVEGLVRIGVFLAYVSIISLNEDIRRVFQYHGAEHKSIYCYEEGLDLTVENARKFSTLHPRCGTNFMFIVMIVSMLIYFLFGWPNPLVRILSRLVCIPIVAGISYEIIKIAGKYDNVFVRIISLPGMMLQKITTREPDDEQLEVALCALKAALEEEVEKNDYKTDDEKVGKRA; this comes from the coding sequence ATGAGTAAAAGTACTGTCGGAGGACAAGCTGTAATGGAAGGCGTTATGATGAAGAACCAAAATAAGATAGCTGTGGCTGTTAGAAAATCAGATGGAGATATTGAGATAGATAAAAAGAATATTAAAAGCTGGGTTATTGATAAGGGATTTAACAAGATACCATTTTTAAGAGGTGGATTTATACTTCTTGAAACTATGGTTGAAGGGATTAAGGCTCTTAATTTTTCTGCTCAGTTTTTTGACGAAGAGGAAGAAGTTGAACCTTCTAAATTTGAAAAGTTCTTAGAAGATAAGTTTAAGGATAAGACTAATGATATATTGATATATTTTTCTATGTTCATAGCTTTAGTATTTTCTATTTTATTGTTCATATTATTACCTACTTTTTTAGGTGGTATATTAAAGAAAGTTACTGATAATGTGATGATTTTAAATTTTGTAGAGGGATTAGTTAGAATTGGAGTATTTTTAGCGTATGTTTCGATTATATCTTTAAACGAGGATATAAGAAGAGTGTTTCAATATCATGGAGCAGAGCATAAATCTATTTATTGTTATGAGGAGGGTCTTGATCTAACTGTAGAAAATGCAAGAAAATTTTCGACTCTTCATCCAAGATGTGGGACGAATTTTATGTTCATAGTTATGATTGTATCTATGCTTATATACTTTTTATTTGGGTGGCCAAATCCGTTAGTAAGAATTTTAAGTAGATTAGTATGTATACCTATTGTAGCTGGTATATCATATGAGATTATAAAAATTGCTGGAAAGTACGATAATGTATTTGTAAGAATTATTTCATTACCTGGAATGATGCTTCAAAAAATTACGACTAGAGAACCAGATGATGAGCAGTTAGAGGTAGCGCTATGTGCTCTAAAGGCTGCACTTGAAGAAGAGGTGGAAAAGAATGACTATAAGACAGATGATGAAAAAGTGGGTAAGAGAGCTTAG
- the upp gene encoding uracil phosphoribosyltransferase, with translation MSKVVMMNHPLIQHKLTLIRDKNTGSKDFRQLVKEVSMLMGYEVTRDLALEEVEIETPVTKTKSKVISGKKLGIIPILRAGLGMVDGILELVPAAKVGHVGLYRDPETLKPVEYYSKFPADIEEREFIVVDPMLATGGSAVAAIDVLKKRGAKYIKLVNLVACPEGIAEVERCHPDVDIYVASIDEKLNDHGYIVPGLGDAGDRLYGTK, from the coding sequence ATGTCAAAAGTAGTTATGATGAATCATCCATTAATACAACATAAGTTAACTCTTATAAGAGATAAGAATACGGGTTCTAAGGATTTTAGACAATTAGTAAAAGAAGTTTCTATGCTTATGGGATACGAAGTAACAAGAGATTTAGCTTTAGAAGAGGTTGAAATTGAAACTCCAGTTACAAAAACTAAGTCTAAGGTTATATCAGGAAAGAAATTAGGAATAATACCTATATTAAGAGCTGGTCTTGGAATGGTAGATGGAATACTTGAGTTAGTTCCAGCAGCTAAGGTTGGACATGTAGGTCTTTACAGAGATCCGGAAACTTTAAAGCCAGTTGAGTACTACTCAAAGTTTCCTGCTGATATAGAGGAGAGAGAATTTATAGTAGTAGATCCTATGCTTGCTACAGGTGGTTCTGCAGTTGCTGCTATTGATGTTTTAAAGAAGAGAGGCGCTAAATACATTAAGCTTGTAAACCTAGTGGCTTGCCCAGAAGGTATAGCAGAAGTTGAAAGATGTCACCCGGATGTAGATATATATGTAGCGTCTATTGATGAAAAATTAAATGATCACGGATATATAGTTCCAGGTCTTGGAGATGCTGGAGATAGATTATACGGTACTAAGTAA
- a CDS encoding nitrite/sulfite reductase domain-containing protein — MAKAVFEQINGSFALVLVSNCGVISVESLCDLSCQLKEMGVPVVKLSSRQTLVVVGSLEQLQEVEKVAPEFGFKIGNFGAQVRNVKGCSAGEGLCKRQLDTALNLGIELENEYFGIETPHDFKIAVAGCPRGCTDPLCADFGVITKGKDKFDVYIGGRGATVKPIHATKIYNNISRENVKAALKHVLDVYIKEGNKKERIFRTINRIGIEKFVNKDIEENKKQHVDEEFLAFI; from the coding sequence ATGGCTAAAGCTGTGTTTGAACAAATTAATGGATCTTTTGCACTTGTACTTGTTTCTAATTGTGGAGTTATAAGTGTTGAGAGTTTATGTGATTTATCTTGTCAGTTAAAAGAGATGGGGGTTCCTGTTGTAAAACTATCTAGTAGACAGACACTAGTTGTTGTTGGAAGTTTAGAGCAATTACAAGAGGTTGAAAAAGTAGCACCTGAGTTTGGATTTAAGATAGGTAATTTTGGTGCTCAGGTTAGAAATGTTAAAGGTTGTAGTGCAGGAGAAGGACTTTGCAAAAGACAACTTGATACAGCTCTTAATTTAGGAATAGAGCTTGAAAATGAATACTTTGGGATCGAGACTCCGCATGATTTTAAAATAGCGGTAGCTGGATGTCCAAGGGGTTGTACCGATCCTTTATGTGCAGATTTCGGAGTTATAACTAAAGGAAAAGACAAGTTTGATGTTTACATAGGAGGTAGAGGAGCGACTGTTAAGCCTATACATGCTACAAAGATATACAACAATATATCTAGAGAGAATGTGAAGGCTGCTTTAAAACATGTACTTGATGTTTATATAAAAGAGGGCAATAAAAAAGAAAGAATCTTTAGAACTATAAATAGAATAGGAATTGAAAAATTTGTAAACAAAGATATTGAGGAAAATAAAAAACAACATGTTGATGAAGAATTTTTAGCTTTTATATAA
- the rpiB gene encoding ribose 5-phosphate isomerase B — protein MKKIGIASDHGGYNLKEEIKKHLQGEYEIVDFGTDSLDSVDYPDYGVKVAEAVMSGEVEEGILCCGTGIGISLAANKVPGIRCAVVSDTFSAKMSKAHNNANMISLGERVVGRGLALEIIDAWVSTEFEGDRHQRRVDKITEIEKKYSK, from the coding sequence GTGAAGAAAATAGGAATTGCAAGTGACCATGGAGGATACAATTTAAAGGAAGAGATTAAAAAGCACCTACAAGGTGAATATGAAATTGTTGATTTTGGAACTGACTCATTGGATTCTGTTGACTATCCAGATTATGGAGTTAAAGTTGCTGAGGCTGTAATGAGTGGTGAGGTTGAAGAAGGAATACTTTGCTGTGGAACAGGAATAGGGATATCTTTAGCAGCTAATAAGGTGCCAGGAATAAGATGTGCTGTTGTTTCTGATACTTTCTCAGCTAAAATGTCTAAGGCTCACAATAATGCTAACATGATATCTTTAGGAGAGAGAGTAGTTGGAAGAGGACTGGCTCTTGAGATAATAGATGCATGGGTTAGCACTGAGTTTGAAGGCGATAGACATCAAAGAAGAGTTGATAAGATAACAGAAATAGAAAAAAAATATTCTAAATAG
- a CDS encoding L-threonylcarbamoyladenylate synthase: MDKDNIDIDKIQEFGKILRDGGTVIFPTETVYGLGADALNEKAAKKIYEAKGRPSDNPLIVHIADKEKIHEIAADIDERAYKVMDKFWPGPITIVLKKKDIVPAITSGNLDTVAVRMPSHPIALSLIKESGVCVAGPSANISGRPSPTDEENVYEEMNGRVDGIILGGDSNVGLESTVLDLTGDIPMVLRPGGVTLEELSEVLGKVVIDPAILEKNENIIAKAPGMKYTHYAPNAEVFIVKKDDGDYVDKINRLVDEKVKEGKKVGIMCINKNKDKYKGEVIGLGDDLNGVAYSLFKTLREMDKKGVDIIYSEEFEKGGIGQAIMNRLTKAAGYKFV, translated from the coding sequence ATGGATAAGGATAATATTGATATAGATAAAATACAGGAATTTGGAAAGATTTTAAGAGACGGCGGAACTGTTATATTTCCAACTGAAACAGTTTATGGATTAGGCGCTGATGCACTTAATGAAAAAGCAGCTAAGAAGATATATGAAGCTAAAGGAAGACCGAGTGACAATCCTTTGATAGTTCATATTGCTGATAAAGAAAAGATTCATGAAATTGCTGCTGATATAGATGAGAGAGCTTATAAGGTTATGGATAAGTTCTGGCCGGGACCTATAACAATAGTATTAAAAAAGAAGGATATAGTGCCAGCTATTACTAGCGGAAACTTAGATACCGTTGCGGTTAGAATGCCGTCTCATCCTATAGCTCTATCCCTTATAAAGGAGAGTGGAGTATGTGTTGCAGGTCCATCTGCAAATATATCCGGAAGACCATCTCCTACTGATGAGGAGAATGTATATGAAGAGATGAATGGTAGAGTTGATGGTATTATACTTGGAGGAGATTCAAATGTTGGACTTGAATCTACAGTTCTTGATTTAACTGGGGACATACCTATGGTATTAAGACCGGGTGGAGTAACTCTTGAAGAATTAAGTGAGGTTTTAGGAAAAGTTGTTATTGATCCTGCAATACTTGAAAAAAACGAGAATATAATTGCAAAGGCACCTGGTATGAAATATACTCACTATGCTCCAAATGCAGAGGTATTTATTGTTAAAAAAGATGATGGGGATTATGTGGATAAAATCAACAGATTAGTTGATGAAAAAGTTAAAGAAGGTAAAAAAGTGGGGATTATGTGTATAAATAAAAATAAAGATAAGTATAAAGGTGAAGTTATAGGTCTTGGAGATGATTTAAATGGAGTAGCTTATAGCTTATTCAAAACTTTGAGAGAAATGGATAAAAAAGGTGTGGATATTATATATTCTGAAGAGTTTGAGAAGGGTGGAATTGGGCAAGCTATAATGAATCGTCTAACAAAGGCGGCGGGGTATAAATTTGTATAG
- a CDS encoding ZIP family metal transporter: MLKITLLGFLCGVIGTFIGGVIAFIFRNKADRYLSMFMGLAGGIMLSVVTFDLLTEAMDSIGVNLAIIFTFVGVFVSMIIKQFTHFEGMLKTGYLIFFSVLLHNFPEGLAIGSSFSLKESLGITLVIVIGIHNVPEGIAMALSLIKGRMNIVKVMLFTILAGIPMGIGSYIGAYFGEVFHGFVGFFLAIASGTMLYVTIEEIFPNSKTIYTITGFLLGILMVSIF; the protein is encoded by the coding sequence TTGCTTAAAATTACTTTGCTTGGTTTTTTGTGTGGGGTTATTGGTACTTTTATTGGTGGAGTTATAGCTTTTATATTTAGGAATAAGGCTGATAGATACTTAAGTATGTTTATGGGTCTTGCAGGAGGCATCATGTTGTCTGTAGTTACCTTTGATTTATTGACTGAGGCTATGGATTCAATAGGTGTTAATTTAGCTATAATTTTTACCTTTGTAGGTGTTTTTGTCAGCATGATTATAAAGCAGTTTACTCATTTTGAAGGTATGTTGAAGACTGGATATCTTATATTTTTTAGTGTTTTATTACATAATTTCCCTGAAGGGCTTGCTATAGGATCATCCTTTAGTTTAAAAGAATCACTTGGGATTACTTTGGTAATAGTAATAGGTATACATAATGTTCCTGAGGGGATTGCCATGGCGTTAAGCCTTATAAAAGGAAGAATGAATATAGTAAAGGTTATGCTATTTACTATACTCGCTGGTATTCCAATGGGAATAGGCAGCTATATAGGTGCCTATTTTGGAGAGGTATTTCATGGATTTGTAGGTTTTTTCTTGGCAATAGCATCTGGAACGATGCTTTATGTTACTATAGAAGAGATTTTTCCTAATTCAAAAACTATATACACTATAACAGGGTTTTTATTGGGAATTTTGATGGTTAGTATATTTTGA
- a CDS encoding glycosyltransferase family 4 protein — protein sequence MSQIIIAIILSFGISYFSTPLAIKLAHRIGAIDIPKDDRRVHKDPIPRLGGIAIFFGFFLTSIFIVDIDKEIIGILLGSLVIVCMGIIDDLNEIGAKTKLLGQITAAVIVVTCGVRVEWVTNPFTQSGITQLSLILSVPATIFWIVGITNTVNLIDGLDGLAAGVSAIAAITLAFVAFANDQQTAAVLLICLAGSAIGFLPYNFNPAKIFMGDTGSLFLGYILAVVSIQGAIKSAAALAIFIPVLALGIPIFDTTFAIIRRKLSGKPIMQADKGHLHHRLLSKGLSQKKTVLILYGISLFLGVSAVLISESNLFESTIILMLDALFIYYGIVRLKLLSPEDSELK from the coding sequence ATGAGTCAGATTATTATTGCGATTATTTTATCGTTTGGAATATCTTATTTTTCAACGCCGCTTGCTATTAAGCTTGCACATAGAATAGGAGCTATAGATATACCAAAGGATGATAGAAGAGTACATAAAGATCCTATACCAAGGCTTGGTGGGATTGCGATATTTTTTGGATTTTTCCTAACTAGTATTTTTATTGTAGATATAGATAAGGAAATAATAGGAATACTACTTGGAAGTCTTGTTATAGTTTGTATGGGTATAATTGATGATTTAAATGAAATAGGAGCCAAAACTAAACTTTTAGGTCAGATAACAGCTGCCGTAATAGTTGTTACTTGCGGAGTTAGAGTTGAATGGGTTACAAATCCGTTTACTCAAAGTGGAATAACTCAACTTAGCTTAATATTATCTGTCCCTGCCACTATATTTTGGATAGTTGGTATAACTAATACTGTTAACTTAATAGATGGATTAGATGGACTTGCGGCAGGAGTATCTGCAATAGCTGCTATTACACTTGCTTTTGTAGCTTTTGCTAATGATCAGCAAACAGCAGCTGTACTGTTGATCTGCTTAGCGGGGTCTGCTATTGGATTTTTACCTTACAATTTCAATCCAGCTAAAATATTTATGGGAGATACTGGCTCTTTATTCTTAGGATATATATTAGCTGTTGTATCTATACAAGGGGCTATAAAATCAGCAGCAGCTCTTGCAATATTTATACCGGTACTTGCTCTTGGAATACCTATATTTGATACTACATTTGCGATAATAAGAAGAAAGCTGAGTGGAAAACCTATAATGCAGGCTGATAAGGGACACCTTCACCATAGGCTTTTGAGCAAAGGATTATCTCAAAAGAAAACTGTCCTTATACTTTATGGAATAAGCTTATTCTTGGGTGTTAGTGCGGTTTTAATATCTGAGAGTAATTTATTTGAATCAACTATTATACTTATGTTAGACGCACTTTTTATATACTACGGAATAGTTAGATTAAAGCTTTTATCACCAGAAGATAGTGAACTGAAATAG